A window from Rhizosphaericola mali encodes these proteins:
- a CDS encoding SusD/RagB family nutrient-binding outer membrane lipoprotein translates to MYRNKIIKVLTALLCIPIIFTSCKKFLNVNKDNNDLTSPSVNLLLGPIEESVSSRMAAGGAAIYINYWMQNMTLNQPVPNEVTYVVYNSSFNSYWYYAYVTNLNNMKIMDSLAMVDGNDIYAGIAKTLTAYTLGDVTDWWGDVPYSAGLSGVGNLTPKFDSQESIYTNLQVLLDSAIIELDRGNGLVPSTDDYFYSGNATSWKKLAYSLKARFYMHLINASGYDVQTQSKLALAALDNGLTSYTEDCYFTYNGGQNYSSPWYWNFYNTSTNILASNYVDSLKSRKDPRLTKLVAPAANTGLYTGSVIGSGFQTLYNFSIPGDFYAADNANGYIFSADEALFLKAEATYYVSGLSAAQEVYQTAILNNMAKMGLSASADSVQAYLTNRGTLTTSNAIQRIMEEKSVANFFSPEIWTDWRRTGYPALTVISTANGAPANTKGIPRRFLYPLSEETANASNVPTATLTDRVWWDTK, encoded by the coding sequence ATGTATAGAAATAAAATAATAAAAGTATTGACGGCTTTACTTTGTATCCCTATTATATTTACAAGCTGTAAAAAATTTCTAAATGTCAATAAAGATAATAATGATTTGACCTCTCCTTCTGTTAATTTATTATTGGGACCAATAGAAGAATCCGTATCGAGTAGAATGGCTGCAGGTGGTGCTGCTATTTACATCAATTATTGGATGCAAAATATGACGCTTAATCAACCTGTCCCAAATGAAGTAACATATGTTGTGTATAATTCTAGTTTTAATTCTTATTGGTATTATGCCTATGTGACAAACTTGAATAATATGAAAATTATGGATAGTTTGGCGATGGTTGATGGAAATGATATCTATGCAGGTATTGCAAAAACTTTAACGGCATATACATTAGGCGATGTGACAGATTGGTGGGGTGATGTTCCTTACTCAGCAGGTCTTTCAGGAGTGGGGAATTTGACGCCAAAGTTTGATAGTCAAGAAAGTATTTATACAAATCTTCAAGTTTTACTTGATTCTGCAATTATTGAATTAGATAGAGGAAATGGTTTAGTTCCCAGTACCGATGATTATTTTTATAGTGGAAATGCTACTTCGTGGAAGAAATTGGCATATTCGTTGAAAGCTAGATTTTACATGCATTTGATAAACGCATCTGGCTATGATGTGCAAACTCAGTCCAAACTTGCTTTAGCTGCTTTAGATAATGGTCTTACGTCTTACACCGAGGATTGTTATTTCACTTATAATGGTGGTCAAAATTATTCATCTCCATGGTATTGGAATTTTTATAATACATCCACAAATATTCTAGCATCAAATTATGTTGATTCTTTAAAGTCAAGAAAGGATCCACGTTTGACTAAATTAGTTGCACCTGCTGCAAATACTGGATTATATACAGGTAGCGTTATTGGTTCCGGTTTTCAGACTCTTTATAATTTTTCTATTCCAGGTGATTTTTATGCGGCAGATAATGCCAATGGTTATATATTTTCAGCGGACGAAGCTTTGTTTTTGAAGGCAGAAGCAACGTATTATGTTTCTGGATTGAGTGCTGCACAAGAGGTTTATCAAACTGCTATTCTAAATAATATGGCTAAGATGGGGTTGAGTGCGTCTGCGGATAGTGTACAGGCATATTTAACTAATAGAGGTACACTTACCACTTCAAACGCAATCCAAAGAATCATGGAGGAAAAATCTGTTGCTAACTTTTTTTCACCTGAAATATGGACGGATTGGAGAAGGACCGGTTATCCAGCTTTGACTGTAATTAGTACCGCCAATGGAGCGCCTGCTAATACAAAAGGCATTCCGCGTAGATTTTTATATCCATTATCTGAAGAAACTGCCAATGCATCTAATGTACCAACAGCAACTCTGACAGATAGAGTATGGTGGGACACTAAATAA